A region from the uncultured Desulfovibrio sp. genome encodes:
- the coaD gene encoding pantetheine-phosphate adenylyltransferase encodes MHLDTAMRIALYPGTFDPLTNGHLSLIRRGCEVFDQIVVAVADNTPKFPLFSHEERVEMAREALKDEPRAVVEPFSGLTVEYAAQRGACALLRGLRAASDFEYEFQLALMNRRLQRRIQTVFLMTDYQWLFISSTIVKAAASHGADIKGLVPENVRTALMDKYRKGEVRQGTPCLAPPFGGFRVK; translated from the coding sequence ATGCATCTGGACACTGCCATGAGAATAGCACTCTACCCCGGCACCTTCGATCCGCTGACCAACGGGCACCTGAGCCTTATACGGCGCGGCTGCGAAGTATTTGACCAAATTGTTGTGGCCGTGGCGGACAACACGCCCAAATTCCCCCTGTTCAGCCATGAAGAACGTGTGGAAATGGCCCGGGAGGCGCTCAAGGATGAACCGCGCGCCGTGGTGGAGCCTTTCTCCGGCCTCACGGTGGAATACGCGGCCCAACGCGGGGCCTGCGCCCTGCTGCGCGGGCTGCGCGCCGCCTCGGACTTTGAGTACGAATTCCAGCTGGCGCTCATGAACCGCCGCCTGCAACGCCGCATCCAGACGGTCTTTTTGATGACCGACTACCAGTGGCTGTTCATCAGTTCCACCATCGTCAAGGCAGCCGCCAGCCACGGCGCGGACATCAAGGGCCTCGTGCCTGAAAACGTGCGCACGGCCCTTATGGATAAATACCGCAAAGGTGAAGTGCGTCAGGGCACGCCCTGTCTTGCACCGCCTTTTGGCGGCTTCCGCGTTAAGTGA
- the rsmD gene encoding 16S rRNA (guanine(966)-N(2))-methyltransferase RsmD, whose amino-acid sequence MRIISGRLGGRNLKTVEGEGYRPAMGKTREALFSMLAARGMDWYSARVLDLFAGSGSLTFEAISRGAEHALMVEMAPQAVRCLKANIAALGVENEARIVSDDVLRVLKTPPAEPYSLIFMDPPYRKNLANPALKLLATRRWLAPGAFVTAEIEKDARVNLPAEWTLEAERLFGQTRICIWTLP is encoded by the coding sequence ATGCGGATTATTTCGGGGCGTCTTGGCGGACGCAACCTTAAGACTGTTGAAGGCGAGGGCTATCGCCCCGCCATGGGCAAAACGCGCGAGGCGCTTTTTTCCATGCTCGCCGCGCGCGGCATGGACTGGTACAGTGCACGGGTGCTTGACCTCTTTGCGGGCAGCGGCAGCCTGACCTTTGAAGCCATCAGCCGGGGCGCGGAACACGCCCTGATGGTGGAAATGGCCCCCCAGGCCGTGCGCTGCCTCAAGGCCAACATCGCCGCCCTGGGGGTGGAAAATGAGGCCCGCATTGTGAGCGACGATGTGCTACGTGTGCTCAAAACTCCCCCTGCGGAGCCGTATTCGCTTATTTTTATGGATCCGCCTTACCGCAAAAATCTTGCCAATCCGGCCCTCAAGCTGCTGGCTACTCGCCGCTGGCTTGCACCGGGGGCTTTTGTAACGGCTGAAATTGAAAAAGACGCACGGGTAAACCTGCCCGCAGAATGGACTCTTGAGGCCGAACGCCTGTTCGGTCAGACACGCATATGCATCTGGACACTGCCATGA
- a CDS encoding peptidoglycan bridge formation glycyltransferase FemA/FemB family protein, with amino-acid sequence MVDVIAKATNELNPTDILFQTPYWAQVKSHMGMAPLAFDIHSTKTWGDVLVLIKDHCGHKMALVPQGPEYAPSEDSYGQYLEDLSVALADRLEPDVAFIRYDLPWKSLYADEMQEQGWCAFPEARIREMRMNMGTRFWNFKKASADMTVASSLVVDLDGSEDDILGRMKPKTRYNIGLARRKCVTVEKADSSNLADFYGLYEQTARRNGFAPCSCKQFSAMFRCNFGAKDGADIVFLLARHGRDILSGAIIGISGQHANFLYGASGNIKRNYMASSLMHWTGIRIARQLGCRSYEMGAVSPTPNATHPFNGLHQFKVGFGGRIELRSGSWDYPLHQGAYRAIQNAEAMYRELGE; translated from the coding sequence ATGGTGGATGTGATCGCCAAGGCGACTAACGAACTGAATCCGACAGACATACTGTTTCAGACTCCCTACTGGGCGCAGGTCAAATCGCATATGGGCATGGCCCCCCTGGCTTTTGACATTCATTCTACAAAAACCTGGGGCGACGTGCTGGTGCTGATAAAAGACCATTGCGGGCACAAGATGGCTCTTGTGCCGCAGGGGCCGGAGTATGCGCCTTCAGAGGATTCATACGGACAGTATCTGGAAGACCTCTCCGTTGCCCTGGCAGACCGGCTTGAACCGGACGTGGCCTTTATCCGCTACGACCTGCCGTGGAAATCCCTGTATGCGGACGAAATGCAGGAGCAGGGATGGTGCGCCTTTCCTGAAGCGCGCATACGCGAAATGCGTATGAACATGGGCACCAGATTCTGGAACTTCAAAAAGGCTTCCGCAGACATGACCGTGGCCAGTTCGCTGGTGGTTGATCTTGACGGCAGCGAAGACGACATCCTTGGCAGAATGAAGCCCAAAACCCGCTACAATATCGGCCTGGCCAGACGCAAGTGCGTGACTGTGGAAAAAGCGGACAGCAGCAACCTTGCTGATTTTTACGGCCTGTACGAACAGACAGCCAGAAGAAACGGCTTTGCCCCATGCAGCTGCAAGCAGTTTTCGGCCATGTTCCGATGCAATTTCGGCGCAAAGGATGGAGCAGATATTGTATTCTTGCTGGCACGGCACGGGCGCGATATCCTTTCTGGCGCTATAATCGGCATCTCAGGGCAACACGCCAACTTTCTGTACGGGGCATCGGGCAATATCAAGCGCAACTACATGGCATCCAGCCTTATGCACTGGACAGGCATACGCATTGCGCGGCAACTGGGCTGCCGCAGTTATGAAATGGGGGCTGTTTCGCCCACGCCTAATGCCACCCACCCCTTCAACGGGTTGCACCAGTTCAAGGTCGGCTTTGGCGGTCGCATCGAACTGCGGAGCGGCTCGTGGGACTATCCGCTGCATCAGGGGGCATACCGCGCCATACAGAATGCCGAGGCTATGTACAGGGAACTTGGGGAATGA
- a CDS encoding B3/4 domain-containing protein, with amino-acid sequence MLMPAISIDPHLRSLWPDTALGCVFWSAPVRAEEPRLWQFFGQNVLPGLRQRLEHTELADMPQIGASRQAFKAFGRDPGRVRISSEALYRRVRQGKDLYRINSAVDANNLVSLETGFSLGTYDLARLSGNIVLRAGREGESYAGIGKDELDLCRMPLLADDQGAFGCPCSDSRRAMIAEDGPDTSSPRRLLTVIYGFSGAGHVSDALNITQKHLEVFAGAQIFASSVLC; translated from the coding sequence ATGCTCATGCCCGCCATTTCCATTGATCCTCATTTACGTTCACTCTGGCCGGATACCGCCCTCGGCTGTGTTTTCTGGTCTGCTCCTGTTCGGGCCGAAGAACCGCGACTATGGCAATTTTTCGGCCAGAATGTGCTGCCCGGTTTGCGCCAACGTCTTGAACACACGGAGCTTGCCGACATGCCGCAAATAGGTGCCTCGCGCCAGGCATTCAAGGCTTTTGGACGCGATCCGGGCCGGGTGCGCATTTCCTCCGAGGCGCTCTACCGCCGCGTACGGCAGGGCAAGGATCTGTACCGCATAAACTCCGCAGTGGATGCCAACAATCTGGTTTCGCTTGAAACGGGCTTTTCGCTTGGCACCTACGATCTTGCCCGCCTGAGCGGCAATATCGTGCTGCGTGCGGGGCGAGAAGGCGAATCCTATGCGGGCATTGGCAAGGACGAACTCGACCTCTGCCGCATGCCTCTTCTGGCGGATGATCAGGGCGCGTTCGGCTGCCCTTGCAGTGATTCCCGCCGGGCCATGATTGCCGAGGACGGGCCGGACACATCTTCGCCCCGGCGTCTGCTCACTGTTATTTATGGCTTTTCCGGCGCCGGACACGTCTCTGATGCGCTGAACATTACGCAGAAACATCTTGAAGTGTTTGCCGGTGCACAGATATTCGCCTCTTCCGTGCTCTGCTGA
- the rnk gene encoding nucleoside diphosphate kinase regulator yields MQEYPNITITSKDAARLETLLETLPADGFPGRKALEEELYRANVVAPEEVPPSVVTMNSTVRFAMLPSGTERRLKLVYPGKSDASEDSISILAPVGSALLGLSEGDDIRWPNPNGGTLHLVVQEVEDQPERAGHYDL; encoded by the coding sequence ATGCAAGAATATCCTAATATTACCATCACGAGCAAGGATGCAGCGCGGCTGGAAACCCTGCTGGAGACCCTGCCCGCCGACGGCTTTCCTGGGCGCAAGGCTCTGGAAGAAGAGCTCTACCGCGCAAATGTTGTTGCCCCAGAAGAAGTGCCGCCCTCAGTGGTGACCATGAACTCCACCGTACGTTTTGCCATGCTGCCTTCTGGCACAGAGCGCCGCCTGAAGCTTGTGTACCCCGGCAAATCAGACGCCAGCGAAGATTCCATTTCCATTCTGGCGCCTGTGGGCAGCGCGCTGCTGGGGCTTTCCGAGGGTGATGACATCCGCTGGCCCAACCCCAACGGCGGAACCCTGCACCTCGTGGTGCAGGAAGTGGAAGACCAGCCGGAACGCGCCGGGCACTACGACCTGTAA
- the hmcC gene encoding sulfate respiration complex protein HmcC encodes MAHHSIVIPTRDKLFNISEFLTPTPGNIISAIILAVGFVITVIRFTVGIGSVTNLSDVQPWGMWIGFDLLCGVCLAAGGYFTTVACYIMGMKHFHSAVRPAITTAFLGYAFVVIALLYDLGHPLRLPFMFFFPGTTSVLFEVGLCVATYVSVLLIEFSVAPLEWMSCRYPWLIKIRKIVVKCTIPLTIFGVTLSTLHQSSLGSLYLISPGKVFPLWYSPFMPMFFFVSSMAAGASMVIFEGMLAHRGVHHYMDKTHLREADDVTFSFARAASFILFAYFMLKLIDMLVQANFPYLFTGYGAWWLVEMLGFVLMPALIYAKGARDRNLTLCRIGATNTVLGIVLNRFNVSMIAFNYNLPSAERYFPSIWEICISMFVVTMIVTVYRFIVYNMPVLYEHPDFKGEH; translated from the coding sequence ATGGCACACCACAGCATAGTTATTCCCACCAGGGACAAGCTGTTCAATATCAGCGAATTCCTGACGCCCACCCCCGGCAACATCATTTCTGCCATCATTCTGGCCGTGGGCTTTGTTATCACCGTTATCCGCTTTACCGTGGGCATCGGTTCCGTCACCAACCTCAGCGATGTGCAGCCCTGGGGCATGTGGATCGGCTTTGACCTTCTGTGCGGCGTGTGCCTTGCAGCGGGCGGCTATTTCACCACTGTCGCCTGCTACATCATGGGCATGAAACACTTCCACTCGGCGGTGCGTCCGGCCATCACCACAGCCTTTTTGGGCTACGCCTTCGTGGTTATCGCCCTGCTGTACGATCTGGGCCATCCGCTGCGTCTGCCCTTCATGTTCTTCTTCCCCGGCACCACGTCCGTTCTGTTTGAAGTGGGTCTGTGCGTGGCGACCTACGTTTCCGTGCTGCTCATCGAATTTTCGGTGGCCCCGCTGGAATGGATGTCCTGCCGCTACCCCTGGCTCATCAAGATCCGCAAGATCGTGGTCAAGTGCACCATTCCGTTGACCATCTTCGGCGTGACCCTGTCCACCCTGCACCAGTCCTCGCTGGGTTCGCTCTATCTGATCTCCCCCGGCAAGGTTTTCCCCCTGTGGTACTCGCCCTTCATGCCCATGTTCTTCTTTGTGAGTTCCATGGCCGCTGGCGCGTCCATGGTTATCTTTGAAGGCATGCTGGCCCACCGTGGCGTGCACCACTACATGGACAAAACCCACCTGCGTGAAGCTGACGACGTGACCTTCAGCTTTGCCCGGGCGGCTTCGTTCATTCTCTTTGCCTACTTCATGCTCAAGCTTATCGACATGCTTGTGCAAGCCAACTTCCCCTACCTCTTCACGGGTTACGGGGCCTGGTGGCTGGTGGAAATGCTGGGCTTTGTGCTGATGCCCGCCCTGATCTACGCCAAGGGCGCGCGTGACCGCAATCTGACCCTGTGCCGCATTGGCGCGACCAACACGGTGCTGGGCATCGTGCTGAACCGCTTCAACGTTTCCATGATCGCCTTCAACTACAACTTGCCGTCGGCGGAACGCTACTTCCCCAGCATCTGGGAAATCTGCATCTCCATGTTTGTGGTGACCATGATTGTCACGGTCTACCGCTTTATCGTCTACAACATGCCGGTGCTGTACGAACACCCAGACTTCAAGGGCGAGCACTAA
- a CDS encoding HypC/HybG/HupF family hydrogenase formation chaperone: MCLAIPARIEELQGEGMARVRVGESSTFLTASIMLLPEEPKVGDYVIVHAGFALHTMTPQEAEDSLSALRELAQAMDGAPANF; encoded by the coding sequence ATGTGTCTTGCCATACCAGCCAGAATTGAAGAACTCCAGGGAGAGGGGATGGCCCGCGTGCGCGTGGGCGAAAGCTCCACCTTTCTCACCGCTTCCATCATGCTGCTGCCCGAAGAACCCAAGGTCGGCGATTATGTGATCGTACACGCCGGTTTTGCCCTTCACACCATGACGCCGCAAGAAGCTGAAGACAGTCTGTCGGCCCTGCGCGAACTGGCCCAGGCCATGGATGGCGCTCCGGCAAACTTCTGA
- a CDS encoding TIGR00730 family Rossman fold protein — protein MPELQQNMIDDLSSVTTESWRTFRIMAEMVEALDALNALKVKCISLFGTARCKPDSQEYKDAEKISRLLVEAGFGIISGGGPGIMEAANKGAYDAGGVSVGLHIQLPHEQGCNQYVKTRCNFRYFFIRKFMFVKYAMAYVVMPGGMGTIDELSEAFVLAQTGRTRPFPIILYDSSYWSGLLEWMRKTMAARGFIKEGEIDKLITVCDTPEEVVAQLCRVII, from the coding sequence ATGCCTGAACTGCAACAGAACATGATTGACGATCTCTCTTCCGTCACCACAGAATCCTGGCGCACCTTCCGCATTATGGCGGAAATGGTGGAGGCGCTTGATGCGCTCAACGCGCTCAAGGTCAAGTGCATATCCCTTTTTGGCACTGCGCGGTGCAAGCCGGATTCGCAGGAATATAAAGATGCTGAAAAAATTTCGCGCCTGCTCGTAGAAGCTGGATTTGGCATCATCAGCGGCGGCGGCCCCGGTATTATGGAAGCCGCCAACAAAGGGGCGTATGACGCAGGCGGTGTATCTGTTGGCCTGCACATCCAGTTGCCGCACGAGCAGGGCTGCAACCAGTATGTAAAAACACGCTGCAATTTCCGCTACTTTTTCATCCGCAAATTCATGTTTGTCAAATATGCCATGGCCTACGTGGTCATGCCCGGCGGCATGGGCACCATAGATGAACTCTCGGAGGCTTTTGTGCTGGCCCAGACCGGGCGCACCCGGCCTTTCCCCATCATTCTGTACGATTCAAGCTACTGGAGCGGCCTGCTGGAATGGATGCGCAAGACCATGGCTGCACGGGGTTTCATCAAAGAAGGCGAAATCGACAAACTCATTACGGTTTGCGACACGCCTGAAGAAGTGGTTGCCCAGTTGTGCAGGGTAATTATTTAG
- the miaA gene encoding tRNA (adenosine(37)-N6)-dimethylallyltransferase MiaA → MPETTSAPLPVICLAGPTGSGKTAAALAMAAALDGEVINADSRQVYADFPLITAQPSPEERACCPHHLYGFLPTEKKISAGRWAEAAVDKVRDILARGKTPLLVGGTGLYFQALLRGMAEIPPVDPQLTAAITARVDAQGAPSLHAELAQTDPAYAAKIHPNDRQRIIRALEVCQSTGRPFTWWHSNSMSTPLCVGPLLTLDAPLAWLEPRLARRLDLMLAGGALDEARAAMRHCAAPAAPGWSGIGCAEALAYLLGRLSLEDCRSLWLRNTRAYAKRQLTWFRARPEAQWLPPDDPAAVVEAACRFWQEARTS, encoded by the coding sequence ATGCCTGAAACGACTTCTGCGCCGCTGCCGGTTATCTGCCTGGCCGGGCCTACCGGCTCGGGCAAAACGGCGGCGGCGCTTGCCATGGCCGCAGCTCTTGACGGCGAAGTGATCAACGCGGACTCGCGCCAGGTCTATGCCGATTTCCCCTTGATTACGGCCCAGCCCTCGCCGGAAGAACGCGCCTGCTGCCCCCACCACCTGTACGGTTTTTTGCCTACCGAAAAAAAGATCAGCGCAGGCCGCTGGGCAGAGGCCGCCGTGGACAAGGTGCGCGACATCCTTGCACGGGGCAAAACGCCCCTGCTGGTGGGCGGCACGGGGCTGTACTTTCAGGCCTTGCTGCGGGGCATGGCGGAAATTCCACCTGTTGACCCGCAACTCACCGCTGCGATCACCGCCCGCGTGGACGCGCAAGGAGCACCCTCCCTGCATGCCGAACTGGCGCAGACCGACCCCGCCTATGCCGCCAAAATCCACCCCAACGACCGGCAGCGCATCATCCGCGCGCTGGAGGTTTGCCAAAGCACGGGGCGGCCCTTTACGTGGTGGCACAGCAATTCCATGAGTACGCCGCTCTGCGTCGGCCCCCTGCTGACCCTGGACGCGCCCCTTGCATGGCTTGAGCCTCGGCTGGCCCGCCGCCTTGACCTCATGCTTGCAGGCGGTGCGCTGGACGAGGCCCGCGCGGCCATGCGCCATTGCGCCGCCCCTGCCGCGCCGGGCTGGTCAGGCATTGGCTGTGCCGAAGCGCTGGCGTACTTGCTGGGCCGTCTTTCGCTTGAGGACTGCCGCTCCCTCTGGCTGCGCAACACCCGGGCCTATGCCAAGCGGCAACTCACGTGGTTTCGCGCCCGGCCCGAGGCCCAATGGCTGCCGCCCGACGATCCCGCCGCAGTGGTGGAGGCCGCCTGCCGCTTCTGGCAGGAGGCGCGCACCAGCTAA
- the hmcB gene encoding sulfate respiration complex iron-sulfur protein HmcB, translated as MNRRKFLAIMGSAGVVSALGTAKVANAGVHTFPYYADSYGVLHDTTRCIGCRRCEEACNAVNHLPKPKKPFTDLSVTATKRRTSAYEWTVVNKYNVNGKDVFRKLQCFHCNDPACASACFAKCFQKLPDGSVAYDGSQCVGCRYCMVACPFYVPGFQYDEAFDPLVQKCTFCEPRLKEGKLPGCVEACPMDALTFGRRSDLIRIARSRITENPGKYVNYVYGEHDAGGTAWMVLSPAVAAPAAAKDAKAHDPHADTSELKQLGLDKNLGSQPMGELTYGALGTVPMIVAFWPVLFGGAYAMTKRRDAIFKAEKDAHVKETKDDLAAAVDAAVRKIEETQGPGAADTARRAMTDALKAREAECCKEHGEDK; from the coding sequence ATGAATCGCAGAAAATTCCTGGCCATCATGGGAAGCGCGGGCGTGGTTTCGGCATTGGGCACTGCCAAGGTGGCCAATGCCGGGGTACACACCTTCCCCTACTATGCAGACAGCTACGGCGTGCTGCATGACACCACGCGCTGCATCGGCTGCCGCCGTTGCGAAGAAGCCTGCAACGCGGTGAACCACCTGCCCAAGCCCAAAAAACCCTTCACCGACCTTTCGGTGACTGCCACCAAGCGCCGCACCTCGGCCTATGAGTGGACAGTGGTTAACAAGTACAACGTCAACGGCAAGGACGTGTTCCGCAAATTGCAGTGCTTCCACTGCAACGACCCGGCCTGCGCCTCTGCCTGTTTTGCCAAATGTTTCCAGAAGCTGCCCGATGGCAGCGTGGCCTACGATGGTTCGCAGTGCGTAGGCTGCCGGTATTGCATGGTTGCCTGCCCCTTCTATGTGCCGGGCTTCCAGTACGACGAGGCGTTCGATCCTCTGGTGCAGAAGTGCACCTTCTGCGAACCCCGCCTCAAGGAAGGCAAGCTGCCCGGTTGCGTGGAAGCCTGCCCCATGGACGCCCTGACCTTTGGCCGCCGCAGCGACCTGATCAGGATTGCCCGCTCGCGGATCACTGAAAATCCCGGCAAGTACGTGAACTACGTTTACGGCGAACACGATGCCGGCGGTACCGCGTGGATGGTGCTTTCTCCCGCCGTGGCTGCTCCTGCCGCCGCCAAGGACGCCAAAGCCCATGATCCCCACGCCGACACCAGCGAACTCAAGCAGCTTGGGCTCGACAAAAACCTGGGCTCGCAGCCCATGGGCGAGTTGACCTACGGCGCGCTGGGTACCGTGCCCATGATCGTGGCCTTCTGGCCTGTGCTGTTTGGCGGTGCTTACGCCATGACCAAACGCCGCGACGCCATCTTCAAGGCGGAGAAGGACGCACACGTCAAGGAGACCAAGGACGATCTGGCCGCAGCCGTTGACGCAGCAGTGCGCAAGATTGAGGAAACCCAGGGTCCGGGCGCTGCCGACACAGCCCGCCGCGCAATGACCGATGCCTTGAAGGCTCGGGAAGCGGAGTGCTGCAAGGAGCACGGGGAGGATAAATAA
- a CDS encoding nine-heme cytochrome c, with the protein MRNGTSLLLLAALALAGAACLTALGAGSATAAALEPTDSGAPSAIVMFPVSAKPNPKGAAMKPAVFNHLAHEKKIANCETCHHTGDPVACSTCHTTEGKAEGNFVTLDRAMHATNIAKRAKGNTPVSCVSCHEQQTKERRECAGCHAIVTPKRDQAWCATCHNVTSSMTPEQMQQGIKGKLPPDQNEALAAETVLNHKPVQPLTAMQGPYKVSIDALADKYEPSNFTHRRHMASLMERIKGDKLAEAFHNKPETLCATCHHRSPLSATPPKCGSCHTKEIDPANPNRPNLKAAYHLQCMGCHQGMNVGRPKNTDCTTCHKARP; encoded by the coding sequence ATGAGGAACGGCACATCACTGCTTTTGCTGGCGGCTCTGGCCCTGGCGGGCGCGGCGTGTCTGACGGCGCTCGGAGCTGGATCGGCCACGGCCGCAGCTTTGGAGCCGACAGACAGCGGCGCGCCGTCGGCCATTGTCATGTTTCCGGTAAGCGCCAAGCCCAATCCCAAGGGCGCGGCCATGAAACCCGCTGTTTTCAATCATCTCGCACACGAGAAAAAGATTGCCAACTGCGAAACATGCCACCACACCGGCGATCCTGTGGCCTGTAGCACCTGCCACACTACAGAAGGCAAGGCGGAAGGCAATTTCGTGACGCTTGACCGCGCCATGCATGCCACCAATATCGCCAAACGCGCCAAGGGAAACACCCCTGTGAGCTGCGTGAGCTGTCATGAACAGCAAACCAAAGAACGGCGCGAATGCGCGGGCTGTCACGCCATTGTGACACCCAAGCGCGACCAGGCATGGTGCGCCACCTGCCACAATGTTACGTCTTCCATGACGCCGGAGCAGATGCAGCAGGGCATCAAGGGCAAGCTGCCCCCCGACCAGAACGAAGCCCTGGCCGCTGAAACCGTGCTGAACCACAAGCCCGTGCAGCCCCTTACCGCCATGCAGGGTCCCTACAAGGTGAGCATTGATGCGCTGGCCGACAAGTACGAGCCCAGCAACTTCACGCACCGCCGCCATATGGCCTCCCTTATGGAACGCATCAAGGGCGACAAGCTGGCCGAAGCTTTCCACAACAAGCCCGAGACTCTGTGCGCCACGTGCCACCACAGAAGCCCGCTTTCGGCTACGCCTCCCAAGTGCGGCAGTTGTCACACGAAGGAAATCGACCCCGCCAATCCCAACCGTCCCAACCTCAAAGCTGCCTATCACCTCCAGTGCATGGGCTGCCACCAGGGTATGAACGTGGGTCGTCCTAAGAACACCGACTGCACCACTTGTCATAAGGCCCGCCCGTAG
- a CDS encoding MBL fold metallo-hydrolase RNA specificity domain-containing protein: MKVQFLGAAQTVTGSCYMVEAAGKRFCIDCGMHQGNKAIEARNREAELYQPTAIDFILVTHAHIDHSGLLPKMVKEGFAGPIFCTKATSELLDLMLQDSAHIQEMEALWEARKYQRRGLKNPPTALYNVEDAQKTTTLFQTVDYHKVFEPAPGIRVTYYDAGHILGSGSLRLEADEDGKTTSLIFSGDIGRPQSLIVRSPETPPKADYVFMESTYGDRDHKDENLSVDELGEAIAYSYGKGEKVIIPAFAVERTQEVLYCLHMLTKQNKLPTDMPVFVDSPLAIRATEVFERNRELFDDEALKMLNGGDDPFSLPNLRYTLSAAESQAINDYKGPAIVISASGMCNAGRVRHHLRHNIWKPGASIVFVGYQGVGTPGRKLVEKAKKITLFGEDIEVAARIFTINGFSGHAGQSQLIEWLKPLTGNGAQVVLTHGETKAQSVLAGLIEQKFAKRPFIATYLEEMVLEGPQLTETVQHETQAHPRVNWTFLTDEVERKWGMFKGKMADVENRPWVEQTELQEAMEKMDYALTRLLSRM, encoded by the coding sequence ATGAAAGTACAATTTCTGGGTGCGGCGCAAACCGTGACCGGTTCGTGTTATATGGTTGAGGCAGCTGGCAAGCGCTTTTGCATTGACTGCGGCATGCACCAGGGCAACAAGGCCATAGAAGCCCGCAACCGCGAAGCTGAACTTTATCAGCCCACCGCTATTGACTTTATTCTTGTCACCCACGCCCACATTGACCACTCCGGCCTGCTGCCCAAGATGGTCAAGGAGGGTTTTGCCGGCCCCATTTTCTGCACCAAGGCCACCAGCGAGCTGCTGGACCTCATGTTGCAGGACAGCGCCCACATTCAGGAAATGGAAGCCCTGTGGGAAGCGCGCAAATACCAGCGGCGCGGGCTTAAAAATCCCCCCACGGCCCTGTACAATGTTGAAGACGCCCAAAAAACGACCACTCTTTTTCAAACTGTTGATTACCACAAGGTGTTTGAACCTGCACCGGGCATTCGCGTAACCTATTATGATGCTGGACATATCCTTGGTTCCGGCTCGTTGCGCCTTGAAGCCGATGAAGACGGCAAAACCACCAGTCTCATTTTTTCGGGCGACATTGGCCGCCCGCAGTCGCTCATTGTACGCAGCCCCGAAACCCCGCCCAAGGCCGATTACGTGTTCATGGAATCCACATACGGCGATCGTGACCACAAGGACGAAAACCTCAGCGTGGACGAACTGGGCGAAGCCATTGCCTACAGCTACGGCAAGGGCGAAAAGGTAATTATTCCGGCATTTGCCGTGGAGCGTACGCAGGAAGTGCTCTATTGCCTGCACATGCTCACCAAGCAGAACAAACTGCCGACGGATATGCCCGTATTTGTGGACAGCCCCCTGGCCATCCGCGCCACAGAAGTTTTTGAGCGCAACCGTGAGCTTTTTGACGATGAAGCCCTCAAAATGCTCAACGGCGGGGATGATCCCTTCTCGCTGCCCAACCTGCGCTACACGCTTTCCGCCGCCGAATCTCAGGCCATCAATGACTACAAGGGCCCTGCCATCGTCATTTCGGCCAGTGGCATGTGCAATGCGGGCCGTGTACGCCATCACCTGCGCCACAATATCTGGAAGCCCGGCGCAAGCATTGTTTTTGTGGGCTATCAGGGCGTGGGCACGCCGGGCCGCAAGCTGGTGGAAAAGGCCAAAAAGATCACGCTCTTTGGCGAAGATATTGAAGTTGCCGCCCGGATTTTCACCATCAACGGATTTTCCGGCCACGCCGGGCAAAGCCAGCTGATTGAATGGCTCAAACCCCTGACCGGCAACGGCGCGCAGGTGGTGCTGACCCACGGCGAGACAAAGGCCCAGAGCGTGCTGGCCGGACTCATTGAGCAAAAATTCGCCAAGCGCCCCTTTATTGCCACCTATCTTGAAGAAATGGTGCTTGAAGGGCCGCAGCTCACCGAAACCGTGCAGCACGAAACCCAGGCCCATCCCCGCGTCAACTGGACGTTCCTCACGGACGAAGTGGAACGCAAATGGGGCATGTTCAAAGGCAAGATGGCCGATGTTGAAAACCGCCCGTGGGTGGAACAAACCGAGCTGCAGGAGGCCATGGAAAAGATGGATTACGCCCTCACTCGCCTGCTCTCACGCATGTAG